The following coding sequences lie in one Sinorhizobium fredii USDA 257 genomic window:
- the sctT gene encoding type III secretion system export apparatus subunit SctT — protein sequence MDFLSATSSLFDVVYPVLAGTAIAMARALGMIVITPAFVRLGLTGLIRSGVAIAIALPLIPSFTATLAEGQSFSTLVMTGLILKEIILGLIIGVVLGIPFWAAEVAGDLVDLQRGSTSAQLVDPLQATETSIAGTFFVLTLVALFFKSGGFSLLAETYYRSYEVWPVTSFAPSLGFGAAEAVLAILDRVMQIGVLLIAPIVLALLIADLMLAYLSRMSPQLHVFDLSLAIKNLLFAILIVLYLNYLLQYMVAELAILKEAPAMLRGLLGTTPE from the coding sequence GTGGACTTCCTCTCCGCCACGTCCTCGCTGTTCGACGTCGTCTACCCAGTGCTCGCCGGCACCGCGATCGCGATGGCTCGCGCCCTCGGCATGATCGTCATCACCCCGGCTTTCGTGCGGCTCGGGCTTACCGGACTGATCCGCTCGGGCGTGGCCATCGCCATCGCCCTGCCGCTGATACCGAGCTTCACGGCGACGCTCGCGGAGGGGCAGAGCTTCTCGACCCTGGTGATGACCGGCCTGATCCTAAAGGAAATCATTCTCGGGCTCATCATCGGCGTGGTGCTCGGCATTCCGTTCTGGGCCGCGGAAGTCGCCGGCGATCTCGTCGACCTGCAACGCGGCTCGACATCGGCGCAGCTCGTCGATCCGCTGCAGGCGACGGAAACCAGCATCGCCGGAACTTTCTTCGTTCTGACGCTGGTCGCCCTATTCTTCAAGTCAGGCGGCTTTTCCCTGCTCGCCGAAACCTATTACCGAAGCTACGAGGTCTGGCCTGTCACTAGTTTCGCACCAAGCCTCGGTTTCGGCGCAGCCGAGGCCGTGCTCGCCATTCTGGACCGGGTCATGCAAATCGGCGTTCTCCTGATTGCGCCGATCGTGCTCGCTCTGCTCATTGCCGATCTGATGCTTGCATACCTGTCACGCATGTCGCCCCAGTTGCATGTCTTCGATCTGTCGCTGGCGATCAAGAACCTGCTCTTCGCGATCCTGATCGTGCTCTATCTCAACTATCTCCTGCAATACATGGTTGCGGAGCTCGCCATCCTGAAAGAGGCCCCGGCAATGCTGCGCGGCCTCCTCGGGACGACGCCTGAATAA
- a CDS encoding LysM peptidoglycan-binding domain-containing protein: MSYRIDIDGKNRYDANGGRATSVSEEQRRFFIEQINQAVRERAEAGGPRTIDPLTEKAIVVEKGDSLSEIAEENHVSLDDLMAANRIKLTANSAAIDPNDVVIVPLASPVLVAQGPVDGKGVPKGEAAFIDDLYGRGNKLAYADDPSKIDYAAEGKDMQRNVRAYLDNLPKAERQAAALRLINSDWLDAGPAGNAVKAAIEERGLKTDEDSVIADGIYDRGNRIQYSDDPKIDYQAETGEITKDVRSYIEKLPEKERSETLQRLYDRDWTDAAPAQKAIEDAAKALNVSLRPSIHAGVDLEAKARGIIDNANAAGGPDEAFRKLASAYRSATPEVQLVLLGSEDAKALIDKAANWASKPLADYQPEQALSDQGDAATTMSNLERLTAGADPRLAVDLVSSAMPTIEAANTRKQEKIGGDLIGMNAQANMMAIIDRIGDSPGADQIVERFAEIGGYHPNSVPVAISNGSRLDYPIAVGAKSAAASPDFVVENIVPNVKQYASAKVNQDVIAYSAHMQELQWLVSNHGGTMTREQLTKAVEDYKKEKGPEWAKTEQRLEDNIAASGEKLLHQLTALGNLPPELASQQQAVNDEIGKILSDEKTAMAIEIAMKKDPALIDNPAVLNLMGYQARLTDRGRKLAEEATTQIIRHKVLPSFTELQSGGPAALGKARASLEELKDGKLSQMLGIPKADMDRAIDAVGKSLPEPGETVEQSRAKMATINGDLNDLKSSSGVRSFANTTGPGQMLRLIGVAATGASISNSATVAQNNPTLRNNLKVVIDAVGLGQRTVEILGGMDHLNADSAAVKHFGSSSRPAVKFLGALSGGFDAWVAFDYFKAGDPLMASLSAAAAGGTIMAALGTGTMFGPAGLVIVGAAVIGQMIVTNTRDSNKYMTDTSKRFLAHSDLNETAAGALVDQSGDGHSPVPILARYAELKGYRLDQPADRQQFIDWLNGLPKEGLETLRDNLHHTLDAFGGDRAKLAASAGSDESYTDTTRLNERYVSGQVYIPSLADKIRNGDAAPASAKQIDVVLAELGIGIPVA, from the coding sequence ATGTCCTATCGCATCGATATCGACGGCAAGAACCGCTACGACGCAAACGGCGGTCGCGCAACGTCCGTCTCCGAAGAGCAGCGGCGCTTCTTCATTGAGCAGATCAACCAGGCCGTGCGCGAGCGGGCCGAGGCCGGTGGGCCGAGGACGATCGATCCTCTTACCGAGAAGGCGATCGTCGTCGAGAAGGGCGACAGTCTTTCGGAGATCGCTGAGGAGAACCATGTCAGCCTGGACGACCTCATGGCCGCCAACCGCATCAAGCTGACGGCGAACTCGGCGGCGATCGACCCCAATGACGTGGTGATCGTGCCGCTCGCCTCGCCCGTGCTTGTCGCGCAAGGCCCGGTGGACGGCAAGGGCGTGCCCAAGGGCGAGGCTGCGTTCATCGATGATCTCTATGGCCGCGGCAACAAGCTCGCCTATGCCGACGACCCTTCGAAGATCGACTATGCCGCCGAAGGCAAGGACATGCAGCGCAACGTCCGAGCCTATCTCGACAACCTGCCCAAGGCGGAGCGACAGGCCGCAGCCCTCAGGCTGATCAACAGCGATTGGCTGGATGCAGGTCCCGCCGGCAATGCCGTCAAGGCGGCGATCGAGGAGCGCGGTCTGAAGACGGACGAAGATTCGGTGATAGCGGACGGGATCTATGATCGAGGCAACCGCATCCAATATTCCGACGACCCGAAGATAGACTATCAGGCGGAAACGGGCGAGATCACCAAGGACGTCAGAAGCTATATCGAGAAGCTACCGGAGAAGGAGCGATCCGAGACGCTGCAGCGCCTCTATGACCGTGACTGGACCGATGCGGCGCCGGCGCAAAAGGCAATTGAAGACGCTGCAAAGGCGCTGAATGTCAGCTTGCGGCCGTCGATCCACGCCGGTGTCGACCTTGAAGCCAAGGCACGCGGCATTATCGACAACGCGAACGCCGCCGGCGGGCCAGACGAGGCGTTCCGCAAGCTCGCTTCGGCCTACAGGTCGGCAACGCCGGAGGTCCAGCTCGTCCTCCTGGGCTCCGAAGATGCGAAGGCCCTAATCGACAAGGCTGCGAACTGGGCATCGAAGCCGCTCGCCGATTATCAGCCAGAGCAGGCTTTGAGCGATCAGGGCGATGCCGCGACGACGATGAGCAATCTCGAGCGGCTGACGGCCGGCGCCGATCCGCGACTGGCCGTGGATCTCGTTTCCTCTGCCATGCCGACCATCGAAGCCGCAAACACGAGGAAGCAGGAAAAGATCGGCGGCGATCTGATCGGAATGAACGCCCAGGCGAACATGATGGCGATCATCGACCGCATCGGCGACAGTCCGGGTGCCGATCAGATCGTCGAGCGCTTTGCCGAGATCGGTGGCTACCACCCGAACTCCGTCCCTGTGGCGATCAGCAACGGCTCCCGCCTCGACTATCCGATCGCTGTCGGCGCCAAGAGTGCGGCGGCCTCACCCGACTTCGTCGTCGAGAACATCGTTCCAAACGTCAAGCAATATGCCTCGGCCAAGGTCAACCAGGACGTCATCGCCTATTCGGCGCATATGCAGGAGCTTCAGTGGCTGGTTTCCAACCACGGAGGGACAATGACCCGCGAGCAGCTCACCAAGGCGGTCGAAGACTACAAGAAGGAAAAAGGCCCAGAATGGGCCAAAACGGAGCAGCGCCTGGAAGACAACATCGCCGCGAGCGGCGAAAAATTGCTGCATCAACTGACGGCGCTCGGCAATCTACCGCCGGAACTGGCCTCACAGCAGCAAGCCGTCAACGACGAGATCGGCAAGATCCTGTCGGACGAAAAGACTGCGATGGCCATCGAGATCGCCATGAAGAAGGATCCAGCACTCATAGACAATCCGGCCGTTCTGAACCTGATGGGCTACCAAGCCCGCCTGACCGACCGGGGCAGAAAGCTCGCCGAAGAGGCAACAACCCAGATCATCCGCCACAAGGTCCTGCCGTCGTTCACCGAGCTGCAGTCCGGCGGCCCGGCAGCCCTCGGCAAAGCCAGGGCCAGCCTAGAGGAGCTTAAGGACGGCAAACTCTCGCAGATGCTCGGCATTCCCAAGGCCGACATGGATCGGGCGATCGACGCAGTCGGCAAGTCCTTGCCCGAACCGGGCGAGACGGTCGAGCAATCCCGAGCAAAGATGGCCACCATCAACGGCGATCTGAACGATCTCAAGAGTTCTAGCGGCGTCAGGTCCTTCGCCAACACGACCGGACCGGGTCAGATGCTCCGCCTGATCGGCGTTGCGGCCACCGGAGCGAGCATTTCAAATTCGGCGACCGTGGCGCAGAACAACCCCACGCTCAGAAACAATCTGAAAGTGGTGATCGATGCGGTCGGGCTCGGCCAGCGAACGGTGGAGATACTCGGCGGAATGGACCACCTCAACGCCGACTCCGCCGCCGTCAAGCATTTCGGCAGCAGCAGCCGGCCGGCCGTCAAGTTTCTCGGCGCGCTGAGCGGCGGCTTCGATGCCTGGGTCGCCTTCGACTACTTCAAGGCCGGCGACCCGCTGATGGCCAGCCTTTCGGCCGCGGCGGCGGGTGGAACCATCATGGCGGCGCTCGGAACCGGTACGATGTTCGGCCCGGCCGGGCTCGTCATCGTCGGCGCCGCGGTGATCGGCCAGATGATCGTTACCAACACGCGCGATTCGAACAAATACATGACCGACACCTCAAAGCGTTTCCTCGCCCATTCCGACCTCAACGAAACCGCCGCCGGCGCGCTCGTCGACCAGAGCGGCGATGGCCATAGCCCGGTGCCGATCCTCGCCAGATACGCGGAACTCAAGGGCTATCGTCTCGACCAGCCGGCCGACCGCCAGCAGTTCATCGACTGGCTGAACGGCCTTCCGAAGGAAGGGCTGGAGACGTTGCGCGACAATCTGCACCATACGCTCGATGCGTTCGGCGGCGACCGGGCGAAATTGGCTGCGAGCGCCGGTTCGGACGAAAGCTACACGGACACGACACGTCTGAACGAGCGCTATGTCAGCGGGCAGGTCTATATACCGAGCCTCGCCGACAAAATCAGAAACGGCGATGCCGCTCCTGCGTCGGCAAAACAGATCGATGTGGTCCTCGCAGAATTGGGAATTGGAATTCCGGTGGCCTGA
- a CDS encoding EscS/YscS/HrcS family type III secretion system export apparatus protein — translation MDQTAFLAQMQKAMLTVLIASAPALAIAIVIGVSVGLIQALTQIQDQTLPQAVKLVAVMLALVVLGPVLAVQVANFASNTLDIFPALTR, via the coding sequence ATGGATCAAACCGCCTTCCTCGCCCAGATGCAGAAAGCGATGCTGACCGTGCTGATCGCCTCGGCCCCGGCGCTTGCCATCGCGATCGTCATCGGCGTCAGCGTCGGTCTCATCCAGGCGCTGACCCAGATCCAGGACCAGACGCTCCCGCAGGCCGTCAAGCTGGTCGCCGTGATGCTGGCCCTGGTCGTTCTCGGACCGGTGCTTGCCGTCCAGGTCGCCAATTTCGCCAGCAACACGCTCGACATCTTTCCGGCCTTGACGCGATAG
- a CDS encoding DUF2000 domain-containing protein yields MTRCAFIIDHALPRGLIANTAAILAMTLGKERPDLIGHAVHDADGNCHQGITTIVMPILMSNVDGLRELRRRAVSQETSGLAVIDVTETAQRAKSYQAYEHGIGEMRHDHLRYLGLCLHGPEKLVRSLTGDLPLMK; encoded by the coding sequence GTGACACGCTGCGCATTCATCATCGACCACGCCCTGCCCCGAGGCCTGATCGCCAACACCGCCGCCATATTGGCCATGACTCTCGGCAAGGAGCGGCCGGATTTGATCGGCCATGCCGTCCACGATGCCGACGGTAACTGTCATCAAGGGATCACCACCATCGTCATGCCCATCCTGATGTCTAACGTCGACGGCCTGAGGGAGCTGAGGCGGCGGGCGGTATCGCAGGAAACATCGGGATTGGCTGTGATCGACGTGACCGAGACGGCGCAGCGCGCCAAGAGCTATCAGGCCTATGAGCACGGCATCGGCGAAATGCGGCATGATCACCTGCGCTATCTCGGCCTTTGCCTTCACGGTCCCGAGAAGCTGGTCCGCTCGCTGACCGGCGACCTGCCGCTGATGAAATAG
- a CDS encoding LysM peptidoglycan-binding domain-containing protein, producing MGIFDFNRLLRTSFHRNTAALHDPKASQFSDAVQKAKKPLVPQGNPEKEQDGRVDHKIKRDETLTGIAPLYEQSIPDILLTNPAIRNPDVISEGESLRILSEERRTSLETIKDLHADIDKASSPADKDEKTKALTLAIETDLQSAGKNQAYTPEKLKASLDQREADLIALGPDTDAYKKLVQGERKSVETNLNAVFEPISKLVTAAQQNPAEWQKVQTELTGQFEKLAKNAPDGGEAAINSARETLKAFGPTDKGFLEALDASGREVLVNRPAKRVQDAFREGKNDFKGFDGEDATQFKKEDGAARAAKVLDEVTKNVTDETAVLIVQQANQPTEAFGTKDTKVLDVIQQTIGQQTAINSGALPDSLAGRYVNQEVNLSRNMAQHDTIAHYSEALGRISKAPGGAKIIDDSAKSIAKAVKDTTDKTFSDWEAKLPEKARTFSLEDKKKIGKEIGIPYPEIKPADPQAAGDPFRKAIAGGNDPTLSLAVVKELNKSGNLSGANAVFDAVIKGTDDLTKNSQNAVGEFAKDHLVVANDWKSSLSAKQLTDGLDDSIANNRGSKDKMDDQGARIFRTLSALHEAEGSLKDLKGLDGFNRYKQATNHLEQDEKSRFAVSNSEQAWTEMGKAYIEATAKPETEAVPAAPTLYWSGRAIIGMHRTVAAYEALGGNKAYKPPTPGSIETAKRMSPGQYDPKLAQSASLLLHGPNASTDPKARKAAIESLSKAFDGSKFDPRAGITTTSGFGKGLAAVQGLLYLGSAKDNFATPGLLTQSFGVWLTAGIAQEAAQLSAGGVRSLIERGTVAKGGFLDRATRFAEVGGTSKWGWFSKYFDRAGGALMVAYTLDYAAKGKWANSAFAATTTVGTFLSLMKSPKAGLWGAGLAAVGIIGEAIYNDYRRSKIASYYEGPTEKFLIKAGFEQEAAKLLSNHDEDGNSVGSVIEPLAKELGMTPEALTESLRATKDMAKLREFVAGVHETKPDKNGTYPTTAPKRLENLELPDGETIYRDPSLGRPRTIPELAEWTRENLVLTS from the coding sequence ATGGGCATTTTCGACTTCAATCGTCTTTTGCGCACATCGTTTCATCGCAATACGGCTGCCCTGCATGATCCAAAGGCGAGCCAGTTTTCAGACGCCGTACAGAAAGCCAAAAAGCCATTGGTGCCGCAGGGCAATCCTGAGAAAGAGCAGGACGGTCGCGTCGATCACAAGATCAAGAGGGACGAAACGCTTACGGGTATTGCGCCGCTCTACGAGCAGAGCATCCCCGATATCCTGCTGACGAATCCAGCCATCCGTAACCCGGACGTCATTAGCGAAGGCGAGTCGTTGCGGATATTGAGTGAAGAGCGGCGCACGAGCCTTGAGACCATCAAGGATCTGCATGCGGACATCGACAAGGCTTCGAGCCCGGCTGATAAAGACGAGAAGACCAAGGCGCTGACGCTCGCGATCGAGACGGACCTTCAATCGGCCGGCAAGAACCAGGCCTACACGCCCGAGAAGCTCAAGGCCTCCCTCGATCAACGAGAGGCGGACCTCATTGCGCTCGGCCCTGACACGGACGCATACAAGAAGCTCGTGCAGGGCGAGCGGAAATCTGTGGAGACTAATCTGAATGCTGTTTTCGAGCCGATCAGCAAGCTGGTGACGGCAGCGCAGCAAAACCCTGCAGAATGGCAGAAGGTCCAAACCGAACTTACCGGTCAGTTCGAAAAACTTGCCAAGAATGCACCCGATGGCGGCGAAGCTGCGATCAACAGTGCCCGGGAAACGTTGAAAGCCTTTGGTCCGACGGACAAGGGCTTTCTCGAGGCGCTCGATGCCAGCGGACGAGAGGTTCTGGTCAACCGACCGGCCAAACGTGTGCAGGATGCTTTCCGCGAAGGCAAGAACGATTTCAAGGGCTTCGATGGCGAGGACGCCACACAGTTCAAGAAAGAGGACGGTGCGGCCCGAGCTGCCAAGGTGCTCGACGAAGTGACCAAGAACGTCACCGACGAAACGGCGGTTCTGATTGTCCAGCAAGCAAATCAACCGACCGAGGCGTTTGGGACGAAGGACACAAAGGTGCTGGATGTCATCCAGCAGACGATCGGTCAGCAAACGGCGATCAATTCAGGTGCACTTCCCGACAGTCTGGCCGGCCGCTACGTTAACCAGGAAGTCAACCTGTCGCGGAACATGGCGCAGCACGATACGATCGCGCATTATTCCGAAGCCCTCGGTAGGATCTCGAAGGCTCCTGGCGGCGCCAAGATCATCGATGACAGCGCAAAGTCGATTGCCAAAGCCGTAAAGGACACGACCGACAAGACGTTTTCGGATTGGGAAGCCAAGCTTCCCGAAAAGGCAAGAACCTTCTCGCTCGAAGACAAGAAGAAGATCGGCAAGGAAATCGGTATTCCCTACCCGGAGATCAAACCTGCGGACCCGCAGGCCGCTGGCGACCCATTCCGCAAGGCCATCGCGGGCGGCAACGACCCGACCTTGAGTCTCGCGGTGGTCAAGGAGCTCAACAAATCCGGCAATCTCAGCGGCGCCAATGCCGTCTTCGATGCTGTGATCAAAGGCACGGATGACCTGACCAAGAACAGTCAGAATGCCGTTGGCGAATTCGCCAAGGATCACCTCGTTGTCGCCAATGACTGGAAATCGTCGCTCTCTGCCAAGCAGTTGACCGATGGGCTCGACGATTCGATTGCCAATAACAGGGGCAGCAAAGACAAGATGGACGACCAGGGTGCGCGGATATTCCGCACCCTCAGTGCGCTCCACGAGGCCGAAGGGAGTCTGAAAGACCTGAAAGGGCTCGATGGCTTCAATCGCTACAAGCAGGCCACCAACCATCTGGAACAGGACGAGAAAAGTCGGTTCGCGGTGAGCAATAGCGAACAGGCCTGGACGGAAATGGGCAAGGCTTACATCGAGGCAACCGCGAAGCCAGAGACTGAAGCGGTTCCCGCCGCCCCCACCTTGTACTGGTCCGGTCGGGCTATCATCGGCATGCACAGAACAGTGGCTGCCTATGAGGCCCTTGGCGGCAACAAGGCCTACAAGCCACCGACTCCAGGCAGCATCGAAACGGCTAAGCGCATGAGTCCCGGTCAGTACGATCCGAAGCTGGCACAAAGCGCATCCCTGCTTCTCCACGGGCCCAACGCCTCAACCGACCCGAAGGCGCGCAAGGCTGCAATCGAAAGTCTCAGCAAGGCGTTCGATGGATCGAAATTCGATCCCCGCGCCGGCATAACCACGACGTCCGGCTTCGGCAAGGGATTGGCCGCGGTTCAGGGTCTCCTCTATCTGGGGAGCGCGAAGGACAATTTCGCCACACCTGGCCTCCTCACCCAGTCGTTCGGCGTCTGGCTGACGGCCGGGATCGCGCAGGAGGCAGCTCAACTGTCCGCCGGCGGCGTTCGTTCGCTGATCGAACGTGGCACCGTCGCAAAGGGCGGCTTCCTCGACCGGGCCACGCGATTTGCCGAAGTCGGCGGCACCTCGAAGTGGGGATGGTTCTCTAAGTATTTTGACCGCGCCGGCGGAGCGTTGATGGTTGCCTATACTCTCGATTATGCGGCGAAGGGCAAATGGGCAAACTCGGCATTCGCTGCGACAACCACCGTCGGAACGTTCCTCTCGCTGATGAAGTCACCGAAGGCCGGTTTGTGGGGGGCTGGCCTCGCGGCTGTCGGCATCATCGGCGAGGCTATCTATAACGATTACCGCAGAAGCAAGATCGCAAGTTACTACGAAGGCCCGACCGAGAAATTCCTCATTAAGGCCGGATTCGAACAGGAAGCGGCGAAGTTACTTTCCAATCACGACGAGGATGGAAACAGTGTCGGTTCCGTCATCGAGCCTCTCGCCAAGGAACTGGGAATGACGCCCGAGGCCCTTACCGAAAGTCTGCGAGCGACCAAGGACATGGCGAAGCTAAGAGAATTCGTGGCGGGCGTTCACGAAACCAAACCGGATAAAAATGGTACCTATCCGACGACGGCTCCCAAGCGGCTGGAGAATTTGGAGTTGCCCGATGGCGAAACGATTTACCGGGATCCATCACTTGGTCGCCCCCGCACTATTCCGGAATTGGCCGAATGGACTCGCGAAAATCTCGTTCTGACGAGTTGA
- the sctR gene encoding type III secretion system export apparatus subunit SctR, with protein MGETTTNLIPIIIIVSTIGLIPLAVVTMTGFLKISIVLFLIRNALGIQQSPPNLVLYGVALILTVYVTTPLVGEMYRTLSSEQVDVQSMDSMVRAADQLRAPLQAHLTRYTDENERQFFLQATERIWSEEARASVKTDSLLILVPAFVSSELTRAFEIGFLLYLPFLVIDLIVSTVLMAMGMMMVSPTLISIPLKIFLFVAVNGWSRLMHGLILSYG; from the coding sequence ATGGGTGAGACGACCACCAATCTCATCCCGATCATCATCATCGTCTCGACGATCGGGCTCATCCCGCTCGCCGTGGTGACGATGACCGGGTTCCTGAAAATCTCGATCGTCCTGTTTCTGATCCGCAACGCGCTCGGCATCCAGCAATCGCCGCCCAATCTGGTGCTTTATGGCGTGGCGCTGATCCTCACCGTCTATGTGACGACGCCGCTCGTCGGTGAAATGTACCGGACGCTCTCGAGCGAACAGGTCGACGTGCAATCGATGGACAGCATGGTGCGGGCGGCCGATCAGCTCAGGGCGCCGCTGCAGGCGCACCTTACCCGCTACACGGATGAGAACGAGCGCCAGTTCTTCCTGCAGGCAACCGAGCGCATCTGGTCGGAGGAAGCGAGAGCCTCGGTGAAGACCGACAGCCTGCTAATTCTCGTTCCCGCCTTCGTCAGTTCGGAGCTGACCCGCGCCTTCGAGATCGGCTTCCTGCTCTACCTGCCGTTCCTGGTGATCGATCTCATCGTCTCGACCGTGCTGATGGCAATGGGGATGATGATGGTCTCGCCGACGCTGATCTCCATTCCGCTGAAGATATTCCTCTTCGTCGCGGTCAACGGCTGGTCGCGGCTGATGCACGGCCTAATCCTGAGCTACGGGTAG